The sequence GCGGCTGGACCGCTTGCCAAACGAAACGCGACCGGGTACACTGGGGCCATGAGTTGGGTTCAAGTTTTTTGGGGGTGGACAAGAAGCGTCTTGGGCCTGCCGGGCCTATCCCGCCGATGGCAGGTCGCGGTTTACGCCTGCGCGGGGCTGGCGCTGGGAACCGCAGCGGTGGTGGCCCGCCTGGCCAACGCCGCATCCTACCTGTCCGACCACCCGCGGACCTGCATCAACTGCCACGTGATGACCGACGCCTACGCCACGTGGGAACGCGGCAGCCACGCCCAAACCGCGGTGTGCGTCGACTGCCACGTACCGCACGAAAACCTCGTGGCTAAGCTCGCCTTCAAATCAATGGACGGAATGAAGCATTCCTACGTCTTTTCGCTGCGGAAAGAGCCGCAGGTGCTGCAACTCTCGCAGCGGGCAATCCCGGTGGTTCAGCGGAACTGCGTCCGCTGCCACGCCGACCAGCTCCAGATGGTGCGACTGGCCGCCTCGACCGAACGGAAATGCTGGCACTGCCACGAAAACATCCACGGGGCCGTCCAGAGTCTCTCGGCCTCGCCGCACGTGCTCCGTCCTCGCCTGCCCGACGCCGGCCTCAAGTGGCTCAAACAAGGAGAACCGAACCGATGACCTCGTCCTCGCCGAATCCGCCGGACCCGTCCAGCCGCCGACCCGCGCTGCCCCTGTGGGCGGGCGCCGCCATCGTCGTGCTGTTCGCCGCGATCGTCGTCCTGCTGGGACTGCTGGGTTTCTCGATCGTCGAACGCCGCTGGGAATCGCAGCGGCCGGCGATGGTGGTTCAGCCGATCGCCGAATGGGAGCCGGACAACGCGGTCTGGGGCCGCAACTATCC is a genomic window of Phycisphaerae bacterium containing:
- the nrfH gene encoding cytochrome c nitrite reductase small subunit — protein: MGLPGLSRRWQVAVYACAGLALGTAAVVARLANAASYLSDHPRTCINCHVMTDAYATWERGSHAQTAVCVDCHVPHENLVAKLAFKSMDGMKHSYVFSLRKEPQVLQLSQRAIPVVQRNCVRCHADQLQMVRLAASTERKCWHCHENIHGAVQSLSASPHVLRPRLPDAGLKWLKQGEPNR